A stretch of Salvelinus alpinus chromosome 4, SLU_Salpinus.1, whole genome shotgun sequence DNA encodes these proteins:
- the LOC139574246 gene encoding transcription factor Sox-3-like, translated as MYNMMETEIKSPLPQSNSGSAAGNKNNSANDQDRVKRPMNAFMVWSRGQRRKMAQENPKMHNSEISKRLGADWKLLTDAEKRPFIDEAKRLRAMHMKEHPDYKYRPRRKTKTLLKKDKYSLPGGLLAPGANAVNNGVSVGQRMDSYAHMNGWTNSAYSLMQDQLAYPPHHSMNSPQIQQMHRYEMAGLQYPMMSSAQTYMNAASTYSMSPAYTQQTSNAMGSMASVCKTEPSSPPPAITSHSQRACLGDLRDMISMYLPPGGDGADHSSLQTSRLHSVHPHYQTAGTGVNGTLPLTHI; from the coding sequence ATGTATAACATGATGGAAACCGAGATCAAGAGCCCGCTCCCGCAGTCCAATTCGGGCTCCGCTGCGGGCAACAAGAACAACAGTGCCAACGACCAGGACCGGGTGAAGAGGCCTATGAACGCTTTCATGGTGTGGTCCCGTGGACAGCGGAGAAAGATGGCACAAGAGAACCCAAAAATGCACAACTCTGAGATCAGCAAGCGGCTCGGTGCAGACTGGAAACTTTTGACCGACGCAGAGAAGAGACCCTTCATCGACGAGGCCAAGCGTCTGCGCGCCATGCACATGAAGGAGCATCCGGATTACAAATACCGTCCCCGCAGGAAGACCAAAACCCTGCTCAAGAAAGACAAGTATTCTTTGCCAGGAGGACTTCTGGCGCCAGGTGCCAACGCTGTTAACAACGGCGTCTCGGTGGGACAGCGGATGGACAGTTATGCTCACATGAATGGCTGGACAAACAGTGCGTACTCCCTCATGCAGGACCAGTTGGCCTACCCTCCGCATCACAGCATGAACAGCCCTCAGATCCAGCAGATGCACCGGTATGAGATGGCAGGGCTCCAGTACCCCATGATGTCCTCGGCGCAGACTTACATGAACGCAGCGTCCACGTACAGCATGTCCCCAGCATACACGCAGCAGACCTCCAACGCCATGGGCTCCATGGCATCCGTGTGCAAGACCGAGCCGAGCTCACCTCCACCGGCGATTACCTCCCACTCCCAGAGAGCGTGTTTGGGGGATCTGAGGGATATGATCAGCATGTACCTGCCTCCCGGTGGAGACGGCGCGGATCACTCTTCCCTTCAGACCAGTCGGTTACACAGTGTACACCCGCACTATCAGACCGCGGGGACTGGCGTGAACGGAACGCTACCCCTAACCCACATTTGA